GGCCAACGATCTGGCCGATCGCGCGCGCACGAAGCAACTCAAGCCGGACGAAGTTGCCGGGGGCACTTTCACAATCACTAATCCCGGTGTTTTCGGCGGGTTGTTTGGCACGCCCATTATCAATCAGCCCCAGGTGGCAATTCTTGGCGTCGGCAAGATCGAAAAGCGCCCCCGGGTGCTGACCACACCCGAAGGCGAAGACTACATCGCGATTCGTCACATGGCTTTCTTCGCGTTGAGTTTCGATCATCGAATCATCGACGGCGCCGATGCGGAACGCTTCCTCGCTTACCTTAAAGAGCACCTCGAGAGCGCTCAGTTCGCGATCTAGTGTCAGAAGCCGACGTCCGTTCTCCCTCTCCCTCTGGGAGAGGGCTGGGGTGAGGGAGCGAAGCTTTAGCGGCACAACTTCCACTTTCCCACGCGAGGCTTCGCCTCGCAACATCTATCAATGAACAAGGCGAAGCACCGCGGTGGTTTGAGTGTTCCGGTTCGCTAACGCTGACGCGGGAATTGCGTCAGACTTCAACGACGGTCCACGAATAAAGAGGTGTTGAATGAGACTGAGCGGATCTTAAATGAGATCGCGATTATCTGGCGCGGCGCAGCTGCGCAGGACTTCAAAAAAATAAAGTCTCGCTCAAGCTTCGCTCCCTCACAACCCCCTCCCAGAGGGAGAGGGAGAAAAACCACGCTCAAAGACCCTCTTCCTTTTCACAACACTCGGCCTCTCTATTGCAATCGCGTAACGAACAAATGATTTCTGTTTTTTAACTGCGCCCAAAGTGCGCTTTATGGCCCAGGGGGTATTGACTTCAGTTGATTGTGACGTAGGATGCGACAGTTACTTTTGATCAAGCCATCAAGGTACGGTTCTTGACAACCCTGTCTGCATTTTCCGCGGACAACGCAAAGCGCGAACTGGAAATCACATTCGCGTAAACCCGACGCGCCTGTGCGACGTCCTAACTACAACTTAAGGAGTTTTGACTATGAATAGCTTCAGAACGTTTCGGTCAATCGCGCTTGCGTTCACGCTCGCGCTCACCCTTTCCCCATTGGCCATTGCCCAAACCGACAATCAATCAACCAGAGCCCGCTCAGTCGCCAGTGGCGAAAAGATGAAGATCAAGGGTGTGGTCGTCCGTCGCGATGTCGACACGTTCACGGTGCGTGACATCACGGGCAACGACACTACTGTGCGCATGACTGACCAGACTTCCGTGAAGACAAAAGGTGGAGTGTTCAGCAGCGGTACCCGTTATGCTTCCGCTCAGATTCTGCGTGGTCTGAATCTTGAAGTTGAAGGCCGCGGCGGATCGAACGGCGAACTGGTTGCCGAGAAAGTAAGATTCAGCAACACCGATCTGCGGACGGCAATGTCCGTGGAAGCACGAGCAAATCCGCTTGAAGAACGCGCGAGCGCGGCCGAAGGCCGTTTGAGCGAAGTTGAGCAGAACGCGCAGAAGCTCTCAGGACAGTTGGATGAGCTCGCTGCGATTTCGAATGCGGCTCGCGGTGGCGCCAAAGCAGCGCAGGACACAGCAGATGCAGCCATTTCCGGCGTGAATGCGACGAACGAACGTATCTCGGCGCTGGATGATTACGTGCCGCAGGAAACCGCCGCGGTCAATTTCCGCGTCGGCAGTGCAGTGCTTAACACTGACGCCAAGGGGAAGCTGGATGCGATTGCTACCAAGGCTTTGAATGCCAAAGCGTACGTGCTTGAAGTTACTGGTTTCGCAGATTCGACGGGCAGCACCGCGCGCAATCGTGCGTTGAGCCAACGTCGCGCCGATGCCGTAATCACTTACCTGGTTGAAAACCACAAGATTCCGCTTCGTCGGATCGTTACACCGTACGGCTTCGGCGAATTGGATCCGGTGGCGGACAATAAGACCCGCACCGGCCGCGCTGAGAACCGTCGCGTGGAAGTGAAGATCCTGGTCAACAAGGGTCTCACCCAGCCGGCGCCGACCATGAACCGGCCAAGTGACGGCGGTCAGTAGAGCCTACTTTGCCAACGATCGTGCCGCCAGCCGGCGTCTAAGGTTGGCCAGCAGCCCCAAGGCCCGAACTGGCGGCATGAGGTTGGTTGATGAATTCAAGCAGAAACACTCGAATATATTTGCCAGCGTTGATTTCAGCGCTGGCTCTATTTTTGTTCGGCGCGATCTTCACAGTCGCTCCCGTGATGGCGCAGAAGACAAAGCAACTGCCGCCGCCGCCACCGGTTCCCATCTACCGGCCCAAGCCGACCCCGACGCCCGCGCCTGAGGAACTCGATGTAGTCCGCGTTACCTCGAACTTGATCGCTGTGCCGGTTTCCGTGACGGATGCGAACGGTCAGCCCGTGCTGGGATTGACGGCGGACCAATTTCGCATTGATGAGGACGGGCGGTCACAGCAAATTGCGCAGCTGGGCGATCCGGAGCAAGTGCCACTGGACATCGCTTTGTTGATTGATGTGTCGGCAAGCGTCGAAGCGCGTTTCGCCTTTGAACAGAAAGCAGCGGCGGATTTTTTGCGGCAGGTTATGAAACCAGGCGATCGGGCGGCGGTGTTTGCCATCGGTGAAACACCTCGGTTCGTCCAACCACTTGCTGCTACCGACGTTGCCACTCGTCAACTATTGACGATCAAACCGA
The nucleotide sequence above comes from Pyrinomonadaceae bacterium. Encoded proteins:
- a CDS encoding OmpA family protein is translated as MNSFRTFRSIALAFTLALTLSPLAIAQTDNQSTRARSVASGEKMKIKGVVVRRDVDTFTVRDITGNDTTVRMTDQTSVKTKGGVFSSGTRYASAQILRGLNLEVEGRGGSNGELVAEKVRFSNTDLRTAMSVEARANPLEERASAAEGRLSEVEQNAQKLSGQLDELAAISNAARGGAKAAQDTADAAISGVNATNERISALDDYVPQETAAVNFRVGSAVLNTDAKGKLDAIATKALNAKAYVLEVTGFADSTGSTARNRALSQRRADAVITYLVENHKIPLRRIVTPYGFGELDPVADNKTRTGRAENRRVEVKILVNKGLTQPAPTMNRPSDGGQ